A window of Exiguobacterium sp. FSL W8-0210 genomic DNA:
GATCGTCCGAGTCTTCGAACGCGTGCATGAACGATATCCGAACGTCGGGATTGCGCTACAGGCAAACGTCTATCGAAGTCGTTTTGATCTAGAACGTCTTCAAGCAACAGTACGTATCGTCAAAGGGGCATACGATGGAGACGATGAACTCTATATTCAACCGAAGAAGACAGTCGATGAGACGTACCTTCAATTAGTGAAGATTAATTTGTTAGAAGGCAACTATACGCAAATCGCGACACATGATGAACAGATCATCCAGCAAATCATTGACTTTACTCAAATGAAACAGATTGATCCATCACGGTTTGAATTTCAGATGCTTCAAGGCATGAGACCGAAACGACAACAAGAGTTAGTTCGACAAGGTTATCGTGTCGTCATCTACGTTCCGCATGGTGTGGACTGGTATACGTATTTGATGAGACGGTTAGCGGAACGCCCAGCGAATATCGCGTTTACAGTAGGCGCCATGTTAAGAAGGTAAAGACTTTGCGAAGAGGATTTAAACTCTTTGCAAAGTTTTTTTAAAATAATGCTTGTGTTTGTCGAATTTTGTTGTTATATTAATAAATGTTCCAGCGAGACGCCTTTTATAAACGGTTCGTTGGGGCTGAAAAGTTTTTTAAAAAGCATGGTTGACATAATCAAAACAACCTGTTAATCTATTAAAGTCGCTAAGGCGGCAGACGAACTTTGAAAACTGAACGATGAGGCAAAAATCGTATTCTACGGAATACAAAAACGAATGAAGCGCAAGCTTCGTCAATCGTGACTTCGGTCACACAACGAGCAAGTCAAACACTTCATGGAGAGTTTGATCCTGGCTCAGGACGAACGCTGGCGGCGTGCCTAATACATGCAAGTCGAGCGCAGGAAGCTGACGGAACTCTTCGGAGGGAAGGCAGTGGAATGAGCGGCGGACGGGTGAGTAACACGTAAGGAACCTGCCTCAAGGATTGGGATAACTCCGAGAAATCGGAGCTAATACCGGATAGTTCAACGGACCGCATGGTCCGCTGATGAAAGGCGCTCCGGCGTCACCTTGAGATGGCCTTGCGGTGCATTAGCTAGTTGGTGGGGTAACGGCCCACCAAGGCGACGATGCATAGCCGACCTGAGAGGGTGATCGGCCACACTGGGACTGAGACACGGCCCAGACTCCTACGGGAGGCAGCAGTAGGGAATCTTCCACAATGGACGAAAGTCTGATGGAGCAACGCCGCGTGAGTGATGAAGGTTTTCGGATCGTAAAACTCTGTTGTAAGGGAAGAACACGTACGAGAGGGAATGCTCGTACCTTGACGGTACCTTACGAGAAAGCCACGGCTAACTACGTGCCAGCAGCCGCGGTAATACGTAGGTGGCAAGCGTTGTCCGGAATTATTGGGCGTAAAGCGCGCGCAGGCGGCCTTTTAAGTCTGATGTGAAAGCCCCCGGCTCAACCGGGGAGGGCCATTGGAAACTGGAAGGCTTGAGTACAGAAGAGAAGAGTGGAATTCCACGTGTAGCGGTGAAATGCGTAGAGATGTGGAGGAACACCAGTGGCGAAGGCGACTCTTTGGTCTGTAACTGACGCTGAGGCGCGAAAGCGTGGGGAGCAAACAGGATTAGATACCCTGGTAGTCCACGCCGTAAACGATGAGTGCTAGGTGTTGGGGGGTTTCCGCCCCTCAGTGCTGAAGCTAACGCATTAAGCACTCCGCCTGGGGAGTACGGCCGCAAGGCTGAAACTCAAAGGAATTGACGGGGACCCGCACAAGCGGTGGAGCATGTGGTTTAATTCGAAGCAACGCGAAGAACCTTACCAACTCTTGACATCCCATTGACCGCTTGAGAGATCAAGTTTTCCCTTCGGGGACAATGGTGACAGGTGGTGCATGGTTGTCGTCAGCTCGTGTCGTGAGATGTTGGGTTAAGTCCCGCAACGAGCGCAACCCCTATCCTTAGTTGCCAGCATTCAGTTGGGCACTCTAGGGAGACTGCCGGTGACAAACCGGAGGAAGGTGGGGATGACGTCAAATCATCATGCCCCTTATGAGTTGGGCTACACACGTGCTACAATGGACGGTACAAAGGGCAGCGAGACCGCGAGGTGGAGCCAATCCCATAAAGCCGTTCCCAGTTCGGATTGCAGGCTGCAACTCGCCTGCATGAAGTCGGAATCGCTAGTAATCGCAGGTCAGCATACTGCGGTGAATACGTTCCCGGGTCTTGTACACACCGCCCGTCACACCACGAGAGTTTGCAACACCCGAAGCCGGTGAGGTAACCGTAAGGAGCCAGCCGTCGAAGGTGGGGTAGATGATTGGGGTGAAGTCGTAACAAGGTAGCCGTATCGGAAGGTGCGGCTGGATCACCTCCTTTCTAAGGAAAACGTCCCTTACGGGACATGCCCATCGTTCAGTTTTGAGAGCTCGTCTCTCAGTCT
This region includes:
- a CDS encoding proline dehydrogenase family protein; translation: MLQQITGPVFEYLAENKLLIQFARKVGLPLGGTLFVGGQGAEETLDTVKQFNQDGRAATVDCLGEFIETEQDAVDIANECIKVIGQIKAYDLDAQVSLKLTSIGLRIDPDIAYQQLSRIAEVADQQNMRVTVNMEEARMVESIVRVFERVHERYPNVGIALQANVYRSRFDLERLQATVRIVKGAYDGDDELYIQPKKTVDETYLQLVKINLLEGNYTQIATHDEQIIQQIIDFTQMKQIDPSRFEFQMLQGMRPKRQQELVRQGYRVVIYVPHGVDWYTYLMRRLAERPANIAFTVGAMLRR